In Primulina eburnea isolate SZY01 chromosome 3, ASM2296580v1, whole genome shotgun sequence, one DNA window encodes the following:
- the LOC140828064 gene encoding probable proteasome inhibitor: protein MATKQSVMLVIRAARPSFRNCQDKAAFAVHAAFMAAGYSLHLTGLPAFEDGVLSSCPVADEVGMENWNEIEDYYAFVYSHPQQGCKRVVMKGLVLNKKLFVDALKEGDSEELHHLEVDTMEYVENDGGTSYGSQFKNLAKLVADVNKELLSKLNGSSVSTANSPSQPTVFSTTTNTSLGYQIPYPCPHCLGLLPAFTWLPNPWCFVGRPAAGTMLDEPYPRYMGEIWLPPPLRTLTHMGRARGRGGRSINPEVWPRLRPNMR from the exons ATGGCTACTAAGCAGTCGGTTATGTTAGTTATACGGGCAGCTCGCCCCAGTTTCCGAAACTGCCAGGACAAGGCGGCGTTTGCGGTACACGCGGCCTTTATGGCTGCAGGCTATAGTCTTCACTTAACAGGTCTCCCCGCATTCGAGGACGGCGTCCTTTCTTCCTGCCCAGTCGCTG ATGAAGTTGGGATGGAGAATTGGAACGAAATCGAAGACTATTACGCCTTCGTCTACTCTCATCCTCAACAAGGTTGTAAAAGAGTGGTGATGAAGGGTCTTGTGCTTAATAAAAAGTTGTTTGTTGACGCGCTGAAAGAAGGGGATTCCGAAGAACTCCATCATCTTGAAGTCGA TACTATGGAGTATGTTGAGAATGACGGGGGCACAAGTTATGGCTCACAATTCAAGAATTTGGCCAAGTTAGTGGCCGATGTAAATAAGGAACTCTTGAGTAAATTGAATGGTTCTTCAGTATCTACCGCTAACTCCCCGAGTCAACCCACGGTCTTTAG TACTACAACTAATACAAGCCTTGGATACCAGATTCCATATCCATGCCCTCATTGTCTCGGACTACTTCCAGC ATTCACCTGGCTACCAAATCCATGGTGTTTCGTTGGTCGTCCTGCAGCTGGAACCATGCTAGATG AACCTTATCCAAGATATATGGGAGAAATTTGGCTCCCTCCTCCTCTTCGAACTCTAAC CCATATGGGAAGGGCGAGGGGACGCGGAGGAAGAAGCATAAACCCAGAAGTTTGGCCACGCCTCAGGCCTAATATGAGATAA